The Acetobacter sp. DNA window GCAATGAGATTGACGAGCAGCGCCTTCGAGGCGATCCGAACTGGTTCTTTATTCATGCTTGTAAAGAGCCATATCATCGTCAGGCACTCGGTTATACAGGCAAAGCTGCACCCAAAAATCACCCAGAATACTTAATAGCACGACGCAATAGCTGCCTCATTCTCAATTTAATCGATGGAACAGATGTCAATTATGTCTCTGTCGAGATCATCGATGTGGCACTTGAAACTATTCACGCCAACATCGGCAAGACCAATATTCTACTCCATTGCAATCAAGGTCTATCACGCTCGCCCTCAATCGCTCTCCTCTATTTGGCGCGGTATACAGATCTATTTGTGGGGTTGGATGTGGATAAGGGTGTCGCAGAGTTCCAGAAGATCTATCCGTCATATGCTCCAGCGCGAGGGATGGCTGATTATATCCGATTAAATTGGTCACAATATCAATTTTCTGGCTAAAACTACCTTCCTTTGTTGACCTAACCCGCACGGTAGAGAACGTACGGTCTGTGTTCACATTTTGACCACCATACAATTCAGTGGCTCTGTCTCACAATACGGGGAATCAACCGCCTGCTTAAGCATTAAAATTACTCGTCACTCTAGTACCCTCCGCCAGTGCCAAGCATATTATATAGAAGCACTTAGGTTTCAAAAATTGTTTTTACTCCAGTCGGTAACCTAGAGAGCAGGTCAGCAGCAATAATCGGTACACGTGCCGCGTCGATATGCTCACTGGCGTAACAACGCGCCAGTAATTCGTCTCCTAAATAAGCATCATACTTCGCCCGCTTCATATCCGGCACTAGTCGAGCTAGCACTTCCGCGTCAGGCGCAGGCCTTTCAGCGAGACTTTTCAAGGCGGCA harbors:
- a CDS encoding dual specificity protein phosphatase family protein, whose translation is MLEVYPNLFVGNEIDEQRLRGDPNWFFIHACKEPYHRQALGYTGKAAPKNHPEYLIARRNSCLILNLIDGTDVNYVSVEIIDVALETIHANIGKTNILLHCNQGLSRSPSIALLYLARYTDLFVGLDVDKGVAEFQKIYPSYAPARGMADYIRLNWSQYQFSG